Within the Sporocytophaga myxococcoides DSM 11118 genome, the region AAGATGACTTTATCCTCACCTAAAGCAAATCTGTTCTTTAGGTAAAAATTGAGTCTTTCTCCAATTATATTTAGTACTGAATATATCATTTATAAAAATAATAATAGTTTTAAGGCAAATCTCTTTCAACCAAAAACTGTCTGCTAAAAATAAGAAATAAAATTCCTGCAATTATAAATCCGCCTAATAAAAATGCAACCTCACGTAAACCTGCATATCTTAATGTAAAGAATATAAGACCAAGAAGTATAAGTAATACTAATGAAATCCCTCCTTGTAAAATAATTTTCCAATATCGTTTGAAACGATATCCGTATCTGAATAGTACTAGAAATCCGGCTATACTGATTCCCATTAAGGAACCGAATACGATAAATAACGGTCTTGGGTTCGTTACCAGTACTCTTGGATTCTGAAGTATTCTCATAGCATAAGATAACATCATCTGCCATGAGAATGATGGTTTCTTTACAGAGGCTTTCAATACTTTGGGTTTAACAACAGAATCTTCTTTTATTGAAAATTTATCTGCAAGCAACTCCCATAATTCTGTATGACCATTATCATAACCAAGAGCCCAAATACCTATACCTCCAATTTTTTTCTCTTTTATCCAATCATACTTTTTACCTAAAGAGACTTTATCCTCGAACCAGATTTGTCTGTACCGATTCTGATCATCTCTGTAAACATGAAATTTACTGCCACTGACCTCATCGTCGCAACATAAAAGTTCACCATGTGTATTTTTGATACTTCTGTACATTGAGTATCCAACAAAAGCCTCTACTTTACTAGGGAACTTGAGATCTTTAGTTTGCCATTCTGCCCCATAATATGGTAAACCCAGAAGCAATTTACCAGGTGGAACTCCTGCAACCAAATATTCATCTACTGCTCTTTCTAGGTTATAAGGCCACCAAACATTACCACTTTGAATAGGCGCTACAGGACCTGCCACTTTGCTATTAGCTCCATAAAATTCATAACCCATGATTACAAATAAATCAACATATTTTGACAGCTGTTGCATTTCATAAACATTATCAAAGTCAACCGCTGGTAAAGCAATTGTTATAAGATAATCCTTTTTGGAAGCTCTTAAACTTGAGGATAAATCTATGATAAAGTTAGTCAGATCTGCCCTATTAGATGAAGAAATCGCTTCAAAGTCTATATTGACACCATCTGCATTCTTCTCTCTTAATAAGGTAATAAGTGTATTAATAAATGTTTTCTGTGCACTTATATTAGATAAAAACTTACCGTTATTTCCAGTTCCAAAGTTCGTTACACTTAATACAACCTTACAACCATGGGCATGGGCAGAGTCTATTAGAGATGTAGTCTTCCACTCATGAATATTAAAATAAGATCCTGTATTTGGATCCAGTTCATAGCTAAAATAGGCTATAACTGATAATAAAGAAAAATTATAACTCTTGTATGCATTCCCCATCCAATAAGGATGCCATCCAAATACATGCTTGGTTGAGTCTAATGTATGGTTTTTCTTATATACTTTGTTATTTGTAATCAAAAATTCTTTCTGCCAGCCTTCTTCACTTGTCAAATTAAAATTGGGCTTTCTTGATTTAACAGAGAAGTTTCGCTTCTTAAATTCGGTGGTATCAAATTGTACAGCCACATCAAGGATCTTCGGATCGTCCTGTTTGAGAGAGTCTCTTTTGGCAATAAGTTTTTGTAAAGAATCTTTGAGAATCTTAACTGTTTCTTCTTTCTTTTTTTCTTCAGCTACTTCACCTTGCTTTTTGTCAACAGTGTTATCTATAAGATCTCTCAAAACATTCTGACCAAATGAATCTAACTGCTGTAATAAAAGGACTGAACAAACAAACCAAAAAATTAAACTTTTATTGAGCATAATTGCTTATAAAACTATGATTCTAAAATTAAAACTTACTTTATGCATTCTTAAAAATGGAGATTGCTGGCCATTAAACAAAGTTTAAACACTTCTTGTAAGCAGATACAAAGATATTTTTTTTTCTAAAAAAAGCGAGCTTTTTCTCATGAAACTTACTTAGAAAGAAAATTTTTTTTTTTTAATATTGTAACTTTAGAATCTTCTATGAAAAAATACTTTTTGACTTGTTTATTTTCCCTTCCTTTATTCTCTTATGCTATGGCTGGAGGTAATAAAAATGAGGTCTATCAGAAGCAGGAAAACCCACTGGATTCAGCACGTTTATTACGTGAGGAACATATTAATGCCCTAAAAACATTATCGCCTAGTATGACTGGGAAAACACCGCGAGGCAATAAATATGACCTATTCGGCATTAAGAAAGGAAAAGAATGGACATTTCTGATTCTTGATAGTACAGACTTCTACTCTATAAGAAAGATTAAAGGTAAGGATGAAATGGAAGAAAAAGATCAGTCCTATACGGATATGATTTGTCTTATGGTAGAAAGCAAGTTAATAAGACAAAAGAAAAAACCCAGGAATGTTGACGGACTAACTTTCGCATGTTATTATAAATTTAAGCCTAATGCGAAAAAAATGTATAGAAACTACAACAAGATTTCTAAAGATGCGAAATTCTACCTAAAAAATGCAAAAGGAGGAAAAGCGGGAAGGGTAAAAATTCTGGATAAGGCATTAAAATAAAAGAGGAGGAATTAACTATTCCTCCTCTTTTATTTTAATGCCTTATTTATCCCAAAAACTCATTCATATTTTTCTTTAGTCTTTCTTTTCAACTTCGGTTTATACAATGGATAAGAATAACCTAATGAATACTGAAAAGAATTTACTTTAAAATCACTGTCGGTATAAAAGTATTTGTACATAAGATCATCGTTTGAGTATCTTTTATCAGGATCGTTGAGCTTATTCAACCCATGGCAATATCTCACATCCAGAAATATATAACCTCTACCGATAATATTCTTAACTTTAATACCAGCTCCTAAAATAAGATTATAATTTAATCTCTGTCTTAAATCTGTAACATCAATTTCTCCTTCTTTAACTTCACGACCTCCTCCTACATATAAAGAATCTTTCCTTAATGGAGACATCCTTGATTTTGCCAGGTAAGAAATGGAAACACCCGCATTAACATAAGGTACCCATTTTTCTCTTCCAAAGTTAAAATTAACTAGCACTGGAAGTTCAAAATAAGTTTGAGTTTCGGGAAGTTCAATTGTTGAATAATTAAAAAGCTTTTCTTTAAAAACAAACCTCTTTTGGCTGTACAATATCTCTGTTAACAATGAAAACCTTTTGTATATAGGAATTTGTACAAAAACTCCTCCTTGAATTCCTGCTTTAGAGTTGTAATCCCCGATGTTTACTTGAGAATTTTCATAACTAAAATTCTTTTTGATATCAATATCGGAAACATTTACTCCAAACTTTCCTCCGATTAATAAATACGGAGTAGTTCTGAAGCTATTATAAAGCTGGACAAACTCATTTGGATCTGTTGGCCTCAATTTATACTCAGGTCCGCTTTTTAATAAGAGTGTCATTGATTTCTCTGCTTTTTCTCTCTCATTAAAATAAAGGTTTGACAATGTTAAAAGTCTATATGCTTCTACTTTTTCCTGTTTTGTAAAACCTTCATTTAAGCATGGTTCAAGTATCTCGGCTATTTCAGAAATTCTACCTTCTTTATATAAATCCTGAGCTTTTGAAAGCACCTGCCCACAATCACTGGTTTGGGCAGAAACCTGACACATCATTGCTAATATGAAATTTAAAAAAGTAGTTAATAAAAATCTGGATGCTAATGAATTCATTTTCCGTTTCCTTTCGGTTTATCTAAACAAGTTTTTTCATATTCGATATCATCTCCGACAAATTGTTCCCATTCTTTGTTATTCATGTTCCTGCTTACTTTGTCACAAACAATGTCTTTCATCAATTCTATTTTTGTAGGCCAAACTTTTATTTTATTATCCTTACAACCGGCAAGTAGTTTATTGCCATCAGGACTAAATTCGATTGACCAAACCCAGTCATCATGATCTTTAAGGACAATAGGAGCATCATAAATATTCAGCATATTCCAGATTCGAACAGTTTTGTCAAAACTACCTGTTGCAAGCTTCTCTCCATCGTTGCTAAATCTGATATTATTGATCCTCGCTGTGTGTCCTGAAAGTGTTGCAAGAATCGTTTTGGTTTGCATATTCCAAATCCTTACAATTCCTTTTTCATCTCCGGCAGCAAGCAATAGACCATTTTTACTGAATACTATCGACACAACTGGTACATTATCATGAAACAGTACTGATTCCTGATTTTTCCTATCCAGATCGATTAAAATAATATCACCATTTCCTTTAGCTGCTGCAACAATATTTGATGTTGGATTTGTGGCAATAGCATTGATTTTAGAATCACTGATGATGACTTCCTGAGAAGTAGCAGATTCAACATTCCATTGGTAAATCCTTTTATCATTACCTGCGGAAATAATACTTTTAGAATCTTTAGTAAATCCAAGGAACCAAGTTTCGGTTGTTTTTGACTTAAAAATTTTAGGTTTAGCACCAATCTGAGATAAGTCAAACAACTGCAAATAGCCATAATCACCGCCAGCAACCAGAAATTTATTATCCGGACTCAATGCAATCGATTTATGGATATGAGTTGGTGATTCACTGATTAACTGCCTGGAACCATCTTCTTTTTTAGGATCCCAACGATTGATTTTACCATCACTTCCTGCAGAATAAATCATCTTTCCGGTAATGGTTGTTGATAGCGCACGGACATTCTGAGTGTGCCCTTTTAAAGGTTTGAAAGTAGAATCGCCAAGAGATTTTATAGCATTGTACATTGCATCAAAGATATCCGGATCGTTATCTTTTCCTCCATGTTCTTTATTAAACAAAAACGCTTGTTGCGCTACAATCCCCTTTTGCTCTTTATCCACAAGACTTACAGACTTTATTGCCATTGATTTTGCAATAGAAAGCATTCTAAGGTTAAACGCTTTTCTTTCTTCTGTTAAAGCTATCTGATGTGCTTTCTCAGCCTTTGCCTTTTCGATAAGTGCATTTTTAGTCGCAAGTTCTGCCAATAGTTTCTGTTCTTTAGCTAACTGTGCATTCTTCAAAGCCTTTTCCGTTTCATTTAAAGCTATTTTCTTCTGCTCTAAAGCTTCTCTTTCACTTGCCCTGGCCTTTTCACTTTCTTTTTGTGCAATTTTGGCCTGTTCT harbors:
- a CDS encoding glycosyl hydrolase family 18 protein — translated: MLNKSLIFWFVCSVLLLQQLDSFGQNVLRDLIDNTVDKKQGEVAEEKKKEETVKILKDSLQKLIAKRDSLKQDDPKILDVAVQFDTTEFKKRNFSVKSRKPNFNLTSEEGWQKEFLITNNKVYKKNHTLDSTKHVFGWHPYWMGNAYKSYNFSLLSVIAYFSYELDPNTGSYFNIHEWKTTSLIDSAHAHGCKVVLSVTNFGTGNNGKFLSNISAQKTFINTLITLLREKNADGVNIDFEAISSSNRADLTNFIIDLSSSLRASKKDYLITIALPAVDFDNVYEMQQLSKYVDLFVIMGYEFYGANSKVAGPVAPIQSGNVWWPYNLERAVDEYLVAGVPPGKLLLGLPYYGAEWQTKDLKFPSKVEAFVGYSMYRSIKNTHGELLCCDDEVSGSKFHVYRDDQNRYRQIWFEDKVSLGKKYDWIKEKKIGGIGIWALGYDNGHTELWELLADKFSIKEDSVVKPKVLKASVKKPSFSWQMMLSYAMRILQNPRVLVTNPRPLFIVFGSLMGISIAGFLVLFRYGYRFKRYWKIILQGGISLVLLILLGLIFFTLRYAGLREVAFLLGGFIIAGILFLIFSRQFLVERDLP
- a CDS encoding porin family protein, translating into MNSLASRFLLTTFLNFILAMMCQVSAQTSDCGQVLSKAQDLYKEGRISEIAEILEPCLNEGFTKQEKVEAYRLLTLSNLYFNEREKAEKSMTLLLKSGPEYKLRPTDPNEFVQLYNSFRTTPYLLIGGKFGVNVSDIDIKKNFSYENSQVNIGDYNSKAGIQGGVFVQIPIYKRFSLLTEILYSQKRFVFKEKLFNYSTIELPETQTYFELPVLVNFNFGREKWVPYVNAGVSISYLAKSRMSPLRKDSLYVGGGREVKEGEIDVTDLRQRLNYNLILGAGIKVKNIIGRGYIFLDVRYCHGLNKLNDPDKRYSNDDLMYKYFYTDSDFKVNSFQYSLGYSYPLYKPKLKRKTKEKYE